In Bacillus cereus ATCC 14579, a single window of DNA contains:
- a CDS encoding bifunctional homocysteine S-methyltransferase/methylenetetrahydrofolate reductase, producing MKLLDLLSKGIVIGDGAVGTLLHSHGLQSSFEELNVSDPDLIISIHKQYVAAGADVIQTNTYGANEAKLRMYGLENQVTEINRAAVKLAKASVTDKNAILGTIGGMKHIGAVTTTDMEREFMLLEQAGALLEEQVDGLLLETFYDEFELLHAVKVLRKQTNIPIVAQLALHEAGTTQNGNDVNEILKQLIDYGANVVGLNCQLGPLHMTEAFKMISIPQNGYLSAYPNAGLPNYVDGRYVYEGSPAYFEAMTPRFIEQGIRLLGGCCGTTPEHIQSMKRAVANITPVIEKDTIQRPKVVHTHEKRSKAHVTLAEKAKKQTTVVVELDPPKTLDTQRFFEGARALKRAGADAITLADNSLASPRVSNMAMGALLTKHDIPVLTHLTCRDHNVIGLQSHLLGLSALGMEEVLALTGDPARVGDFPGATSVYDLSSIELIKMIKEMNDGRSILGKSIGPATRFSVGGAFNPHVRHLKAAVKRMERKIDAGAEYFLTQPIYDIKLIEEVYEATKHLEQPIFIGIMPLVSKRNADFLHFEVPGITLPEEIRERMDGHETKEAAIEEGIRISQELVDAAMKYFNGIYLITPFLKYEITEHLVKYVREKQEVKEGIN from the coding sequence GTGAAATTACTAGATTTATTATCAAAAGGAATTGTAATAGGTGATGGTGCGGTTGGGACGTTATTGCATTCACATGGTTTGCAAAGTAGCTTTGAAGAATTGAATGTATCTGATCCAGACTTAATTATATCGATTCATAAACAATATGTAGCTGCTGGAGCAGATGTAATTCAAACGAATACGTATGGAGCAAATGAGGCGAAATTACGTATGTATGGTTTAGAAAATCAAGTTACAGAAATTAATAGAGCGGCAGTAAAACTGGCGAAAGCATCTGTGACAGATAAAAATGCAATTTTAGGAACAATTGGTGGTATGAAACATATCGGAGCTGTTACAACGACTGATATGGAAAGAGAGTTTATGTTACTTGAACAGGCAGGGGCTTTACTAGAAGAACAGGTTGATGGATTACTATTAGAAACTTTTTACGATGAATTTGAATTACTTCATGCCGTTAAAGTATTGCGTAAGCAAACGAATATTCCAATTGTTGCGCAATTAGCGTTACATGAAGCAGGTACGACTCAAAATGGAAATGATGTCAATGAAATATTAAAGCAACTTATAGATTACGGTGCAAATGTTGTTGGGTTGAATTGTCAACTAGGGCCGCTTCATATGACGGAAGCTTTCAAAATGATATCGATTCCTCAAAATGGCTATTTATCAGCATACCCAAATGCAGGCCTCCCGAATTATGTGGATGGACGTTACGTATATGAGGGAAGCCCAGCTTATTTTGAAGCGATGACACCGAGATTTATTGAGCAAGGTATTCGGTTATTGGGTGGTTGTTGTGGTACGACTCCAGAACATATTCAAAGTATGAAGCGCGCTGTTGCGAATATTACCCCTGTAATAGAAAAAGACACGATTCAAAGGCCGAAAGTCGTTCATACGCATGAGAAACGTTCGAAGGCTCACGTCACTCTAGCAGAGAAAGCGAAAAAACAAACGACAGTTGTAGTGGAATTAGATCCACCGAAAACGTTAGATACACAGCGTTTTTTTGAAGGAGCAAGAGCGTTAAAAAGAGCGGGAGCAGATGCTATTACTCTAGCAGATAATTCATTAGCATCGCCTCGTGTTTCTAATATGGCGATGGGTGCGTTATTAACGAAGCATGATATCCCAGTATTGACGCATTTAACGTGTAGAGATCATAACGTCATTGGACTACAATCTCATTTGTTAGGTTTATCGGCGTTAGGGATGGAAGAAGTGTTAGCTTTAACTGGTGATCCAGCGCGCGTTGGTGATTTTCCCGGTGCCACTTCTGTATATGATTTATCCTCTATTGAGCTTATTAAAATGATTAAAGAAATGAACGATGGACGTTCAATTTTAGGGAAATCAATTGGACCGGCGACAAGGTTTTCTGTAGGCGGCGCATTTAATCCTCACGTGAGGCACTTAAAAGCAGCGGTTAAGCGAATGGAACGAAAAATAGATGCTGGAGCGGAGTATTTTTTAACTCAGCCAATTTACGATATCAAGTTAATTGAAGAAGTGTATGAAGCGACAAAGCATTTGGAACAACCTATTTTTATTGGAATTATGCCGTTAGTAAGTAAGCGGAATGCAGATTTTCTTCATTTTGAGGTGCCGGGTATTACTCTTCCTGAAGAAATAAGAGAGAGAATGGATGGACATGAAACGAAAGAGGCAGCAATTGAGGAAGGGATCCGCATTTCACAAGAATTGGTCGACGCAGCGATGAAATATTTTAATGGTATTTATCTTATTACACCATTTTTAAAGTATGAAATTACAGAACATCTTGTTAAATATGTAAGAGAAAAGCAAGAAGTGAAAGAAGGTATTAATTGA
- the metH gene encoding methionine synthase, whose amino-acid sequence MKCIEEKLKNSILILDGAMGTMIQQEDLTAEDFGGEEYEGCNEYLVETRPDVILKIHKAYIEAGADIIETNTFGATNIVLSDYDLSHLDEELNEEAALLAKQAVKESGKEVYVAGAMGPTTKAISVTGGVTFEELIEAYTRQARGLLKGAVDVVLVETSQDMRNVKAAYIGIQAAFEELKKTVPIMISGTIEPMGTTLAGQTIEAFYLSVEHMKPLSVGLNCATGPEFMRDHIRSLSDLSECYISCYPNAGLPDEDGHYHESPSSLAEKVKRFAEEGWVNIIGGCCGTTPEHIKAMKSALASLRPRDHHEREGHGISGLEALQYDESMRPLFVGERTNVIGSRKFKRLVAEGKFEEAAEVARAQVKKNAHIIDICMADPDRDEIEDMENFLAEVTKVLKVPIMIDSTDENVMERALTYIQGKAVINSINLEDGEERFKKVTPLLQKYGAAIVVGTIDEDGMAVSAERKIEIAKRSYELLTKKYGIRPSDIIFDALVFPVGTGDEEYIGSAAATIEGIRLIKEALPECLTILGVSNISFGLPPAGREVLNSVFLYHATKAGLDYAIVNTEKLERYASIPEEEKRLADALLFETTKETLEEFTNFYRVAKKKDVVVQETLTLDERLANYIVEGTKQGLHEDLSLALEEGRKPLDIINGPLMTGMDEVGRLFNNNELIVAEVLQSAESMKAAVSYLEPHMESSDSAKKGKVLLATVKGDVHDIGKNLVEIILANNGYEIINLGINVRSDRIVQEVQEKKPDIIGLSGLLVKSAQQMVTTAEDLKAANIDVPIVVGGAALTRKFTDNRISPSYKGLVCYASDAMTGLDIINKLQKEEEREKMKQDKKERHLHIVKKEEKKVEIPAVIEPLPKSEVMVPDSTKRIVLRDVPALHLAPFLNRQMLLGHHLGLKGNVKKLLKEGDKRAHELNDLIDELLQEGQSWLKPKAVYQFFPAQSDGQNIVIYDPEDHTRVIERFTFPRQGKAPYRTLGDYLRPIGDEMDYVAFLSVTVGEGVRDIAEELKAKGDYLRSHAIQSLALELAEGLAEKTHMLIRDRWGIPDSPELTMEERFRTKYRGIRVSFGYPACPELADQEKLFRLIHPEEIGISLTEGFMMEPEASVTAMVFSHPEARYFSVL is encoded by the coding sequence ATGAAGTGTATAGAAGAAAAATTAAAAAATAGCATTTTAATATTAGATGGTGCAATGGGGACAATGATTCAGCAAGAGGATTTAACTGCTGAAGATTTCGGAGGAGAAGAGTACGAGGGCTGTAATGAATATTTAGTGGAAACAAGACCAGACGTTATTTTAAAGATTCATAAAGCTTATATTGAAGCTGGAGCGGATATTATTGAAACAAATACATTTGGGGCAACGAATATTGTACTAAGTGATTATGATCTGTCTCATTTAGATGAAGAACTAAATGAAGAAGCAGCACTTTTGGCGAAACAAGCTGTTAAAGAAAGCGGGAAAGAAGTATATGTTGCGGGAGCGATGGGACCAACAACGAAAGCAATTAGTGTTACAGGTGGTGTGACTTTTGAAGAATTGATTGAGGCTTATACAAGGCAGGCACGAGGATTATTAAAAGGAGCAGTTGATGTAGTACTCGTTGAGACGAGTCAAGATATGCGTAACGTGAAAGCAGCTTATATTGGAATTCAAGCCGCTTTTGAAGAACTGAAAAAAACGGTTCCTATTATGATTTCAGGAACGATTGAGCCAATGGGAACGACTCTGGCTGGGCAAACAATTGAAGCTTTTTATTTATCAGTAGAACATATGAAACCATTATCTGTTGGGTTAAACTGTGCGACTGGTCCGGAGTTTATGAGGGACCATATTCGTTCACTATCTGATTTATCGGAGTGTTACATTTCTTGTTATCCAAATGCAGGTCTTCCTGATGAAGATGGACATTACCATGAATCTCCATCTTCTCTTGCTGAAAAGGTGAAGCGATTTGCTGAAGAAGGATGGGTTAATATTATTGGTGGTTGTTGTGGCACGACACCAGAACATATAAAAGCAATGAAATCCGCGCTAGCATCTCTTAGGCCTCGTGACCATCATGAGAGAGAAGGACATGGAATTAGTGGATTAGAAGCACTGCAATATGATGAGTCTATGAGACCGTTATTTGTAGGTGAAAGAACGAATGTTATTGGGTCACGTAAATTTAAACGCTTAGTAGCAGAAGGGAAATTTGAAGAGGCTGCTGAAGTGGCAAGAGCGCAAGTGAAGAAAAATGCTCATATTATTGACATTTGTATGGCAGATCCTGATCGCGATGAAATAGAAGATATGGAAAACTTCTTAGCAGAAGTTACGAAAGTTTTAAAAGTACCGATTATGATTGATTCAACAGATGAAAATGTGATGGAGCGAGCTCTTACTTATATTCAAGGAAAAGCTGTTATTAATTCAATTAATTTAGAAGATGGAGAAGAACGATTTAAAAAAGTGACACCGCTTCTTCAGAAGTATGGTGCCGCTATAGTTGTAGGAACAATTGATGAAGACGGTATGGCGGTTAGTGCGGAACGAAAGATAGAAATTGCGAAAAGAAGCTATGAATTACTTACAAAGAAGTATGGGATACGCCCGTCAGATATTATTTTTGATGCACTTGTGTTTCCAGTAGGGACAGGTGATGAAGAATATATTGGCTCAGCGGCAGCGACTATAGAAGGAATTCGCCTTATTAAAGAAGCGTTACCAGAGTGTTTAACGATTTTAGGTGTAAGTAACATATCATTTGGTTTACCGCCGGCTGGACGTGAAGTATTAAATTCAGTTTTTTTATACCATGCTACGAAAGCAGGATTAGATTACGCGATTGTGAATACGGAAAAATTAGAACGCTATGCGTCGATTCCAGAGGAAGAAAAACGCCTTGCAGATGCATTACTGTTTGAAACGACGAAAGAGACGTTAGAAGAATTTACAAACTTTTACCGAGTTGCTAAAAAGAAAGATGTCGTTGTGCAAGAAACGTTAACGCTTGATGAAAGACTAGCAAATTATATTGTAGAAGGTACGAAACAAGGATTACACGAGGATTTAAGTCTTGCACTTGAAGAAGGAAGAAAACCTCTTGATATTATTAACGGTCCGCTTATGACAGGGATGGACGAGGTAGGACGACTATTTAATAATAATGAACTTATTGTTGCTGAAGTATTGCAAAGTGCCGAAAGTATGAAAGCCGCTGTAAGCTATTTAGAGCCACATATGGAATCTAGTGATAGTGCGAAAAAAGGGAAAGTATTGTTAGCAACTGTAAAAGGTGACGTGCATGATATTGGGAAAAATCTCGTTGAAATTATTTTAGCGAATAACGGATATGAGATTATTAATTTAGGAATTAATGTACGTTCGGATCGAATTGTTCAAGAAGTACAAGAAAAGAAGCCGGACATTATAGGCCTTTCAGGTTTATTAGTAAAATCAGCGCAACAAATGGTAACGACTGCTGAAGATTTAAAAGCGGCAAATATTGATGTGCCCATTGTTGTAGGTGGTGCAGCGTTAACGAGAAAGTTTACAGATAATCGGATTTCACCATCATATAAAGGACTCGTTTGTTATGCGAGTGATGCGATGACGGGGCTCGATATTATTAATAAGCTTCAAAAAGAAGAAGAGCGTGAGAAGATGAAGCAGGATAAAAAAGAACGTCATCTTCATATCGTAAAAAAAGAGGAGAAGAAAGTAGAAATTCCAGCAGTAATTGAGCCATTACCAAAATCAGAGGTTATGGTGCCTGATTCAACAAAACGAATTGTATTACGAGATGTTCCCGCCCTTCATCTCGCACCATTTCTGAATAGACAAATGCTACTTGGGCATCACCTTGGATTAAAAGGAAATGTGAAGAAGCTTTTGAAAGAGGGAGATAAGAGAGCACATGAATTAAATGATTTAATAGATGAATTATTGCAGGAAGGACAATCTTGGTTAAAGCCGAAAGCAGTGTATCAATTTTTCCCAGCGCAAAGCGACGGACAAAACATTGTAATATATGATCCAGAAGATCATACGCGTGTTATAGAGCGTTTCACATTCCCTAGACAAGGAAAGGCTCCCTATCGTACTTTAGGTGATTATTTGCGCCCAATAGGAGATGAGATGGACTATGTTGCTTTCTTATCTGTTACGGTTGGGGAAGGAGTTCGGGATATTGCTGAAGAGTTGAAGGCGAAAGGTGATTACCTACGTAGTCATGCCATTCAATCGTTAGCGCTTGAATTAGCGGAAGGACTTGCTGAAAAAACACATATGCTCATTCGTGACCGCTGGGGCATTCCGGACTCACCTGAACTGACGATGGAAGAACGTTTCCGTACGAAATATAGAGGAATACGAGTGTCATTTGGTTATCCGGCGTGTCCAGAACTTGCAGATCAAGAAAAGCTATTTCGCTTAATTCATCCAGAGGAAATAGGTATTTCATTAACAGAAGGATTCATGATGGAGCCAGAAGCGTCCGTAACGGCTATGGTATTTTCTCACCCTGAGGCAAGATATTTTAGTGTATTATAG
- the metI gene encoding cystathionine gamma-synthase/O-acetylhomoserine thiolyase, translating to MSTIETKLAQIGNRSETTTGTVNPPVYFSTAYRHEGIGKSTGFDYSRTGNPTRGLLEQAIADLEYGEQGYACSSGMAAVLLVLSLFRSGDELIVSEDLYGGTYRLFSEHEKKWNVRCRYVNTQSIKQIEQAITTETKAIFIETPTNPLMQVTDIAAVATVAKRNGLLLIVDNTFYTPYIQQPLTEGADIVLHSATKYLGGHNDVLSGLVVAKGKELCEEIAHYHNASGAVLSPFDSWLLIRGMKTLALRMRQHEENAKAVVAYLNDEDGVTDVFYPGRGGMISFRLKDEAWINPFLQSLSLITFAESLGGVESLMTYPATQTHADIPEEIRTANGVCNRLLRFSVGIENSNDLIQDLKQAIKLVKEGVRI from the coding sequence ATGTCAACAATCGAAACAAAACTAGCACAAATCGGAAATCGCAGTGAAACTACAACTGGAACGGTTAATCCACCAGTTTATTTCTCAACCGCTTATCGTCACGAAGGAATTGGTAAATCTACTGGCTTTGACTATTCACGAACTGGCAATCCAACTCGCGGTCTTTTAGAACAGGCGATTGCAGACTTAGAATATGGCGAACAAGGTTATGCCTGTAGTTCAGGGATGGCGGCTGTTCTCCTCGTCCTTTCTCTATTCCGCTCTGGAGACGAACTTATTGTATCTGAAGATTTATACGGGGGAACGTATCGATTATTTTCTGAGCATGAAAAAAAGTGGAATGTTCGATGTAGATACGTAAATACACAGTCTATTAAACAAATTGAGCAAGCTATCACAACTGAAACGAAGGCTATTTTCATAGAAACTCCAACTAATCCATTAATGCAAGTTACTGATATTGCTGCTGTCGCAACTGTAGCGAAAAGGAACGGACTACTTCTTATTGTAGACAACACTTTCTACACACCTTATATACAGCAACCATTAACAGAAGGTGCTGACATTGTACTTCATAGCGCAACGAAATATTTAGGGGGACATAACGATGTACTAAGCGGGCTTGTAGTTGCAAAAGGAAAGGAACTTTGCGAGGAAATCGCTCATTATCATAATGCATCAGGTGCAGTTTTAAGCCCATTTGACTCATGGTTATTAATTCGCGGTATGAAAACGTTAGCGCTTCGCATGAGGCAACATGAAGAAAATGCGAAAGCAGTTGTTGCGTATTTAAATGATGAGGACGGGGTGACAGATGTATTTTATCCAGGAAGAGGTGGCATGATCTCATTCCGCCTTAAAGATGAAGCTTGGATTAATCCATTCTTACAATCTTTATCCTTAATTACATTTGCCGAAAGTCTTGGTGGTGTAGAAAGTTTAATGACTTATCCAGCAACGCAAACACATGCTGATATTCCTGAAGAAATTAGAACAGCAAACGGCGTATGCAATCGTCTTCTTCGATTCTCAGTTGGCATTGAAAATAGTAACGATTTAATTCAAGACTTAAAGCAAGCCATTAAACTCGTAAAAGAAGGTGTAAGAATATGA
- the murG gene encoding undecaprenyldiphospho-muramoylpentapeptide beta-N-acetylglucosaminyltransferase — protein MKKIVFTGGGSAGHVTPNLAIIPYLQEDNWDISYIGSHQGIEKTIIEKEGIPYYSISSGKLRRYFDLKNIKDPFLVMKGVMDAYVRIRKLKPDVIFSKGGFVSVPVVIGGWLNRVPVLLHESDMTPGLANKIALRFASKIFVTFEEAAKHLPKEKVIYTGSPVREEVLKGNREKGLAFLGFSRKKPVITIMGGSLGAKKINETVRSALPELLKKYQIVHLCGKGNLDESLQNKEGYRQFEYVHGELPDILAVTDFVISRAGSNAIFEFLTLQKPMVLIPLSKFASRGDQILNAESFERQGYASVLYEEDVNVKSLIKYVEELSQNNEKYKTALKKYNGKEAIKTIIQNISEA, from the coding sequence ATGAAGAAAATAGTCTTTACAGGTGGCGGTTCGGCAGGACATGTAACACCTAATTTAGCCATTATCCCATATTTACAGGAAGACAACTGGGATATCTCTTATATTGGTTCTCACCAAGGTATTGAGAAAACGATTATAGAAAAGGAAGGCATTCCCTACTATAGTATTTCGAGTGGAAAGCTACGTCGTTATTTTGATTTAAAAAATATAAAAGATCCTTTTCTTGTAATGAAGGGGGTTATGGATGCGTATGTAAGAATTCGAAAACTAAAACCAGATGTGATTTTTTCAAAAGGCGGTTTCGTATCTGTACCAGTCGTAATTGGCGGATGGCTAAATAGAGTACCAGTTTTATTACATGAATCTGATATGACGCCAGGACTAGCAAACAAAATTGCGCTTCGTTTTGCTTCGAAAATATTTGTTACATTTGAAGAAGCTGCGAAACATTTACCGAAAGAAAAAGTAATTTATACAGGATCTCCTGTACGTGAAGAAGTACTAAAGGGAAATCGTGAAAAAGGTTTAGCATTTTTAGGCTTTTCACGTAAAAAGCCAGTTATTACAATCATGGGAGGAAGTTTGGGCGCAAAAAAAATTAATGAAACGGTTCGATCCGCGTTACCAGAACTTCTGAAAAAATATCAAATTGTTCACCTTTGCGGAAAAGGTAACCTTGATGAAAGTTTACAAAATAAAGAAGGATATAGACAATTTGAATATGTACATGGAGAACTGCCAGATATATTAGCGGTAACAGATTTTGTTATTTCACGCGCGGGCTCCAACGCAATTTTTGAATTTTTAACATTACAAAAGCCGATGGTTTTAATTCCATTATCGAAATTTGCAAGCCGTGGAGATCAAATATTAAATGCAGAGTCCTTTGAAAGACAAGGATATGCCTCCGTATTATATGAAGAAGATGTAAATGTAAAATCTCTTATAAAGTATGTCGAAGAATTAAGTCAAAATAATGAGAAGTATAAAACAGCACTAAAAAAATATAATGGAAAAGAAGCAATTAAAACAATCATTCAAAATATTTCAGAGGCATGA
- a CDS encoding DUF3966 domain-containing protein, with amino-acid sequence MRRENTNGLGVTVLELSLYENTALIICFVLYVGSVIVYISRKFSQERELEKSEITAELEMLADESYKKQKIKEDHEASHHLNANKF; translated from the coding sequence ATGAGGCGTGAAAATACGAATGGATTAGGAGTGACTGTGTTGGAGCTAAGTCTCTATGAAAATACTGCACTTATTATATGCTTTGTGTTGTACGTTGGTAGTGTTATTGTTTATATTTCAAGGAAATTTTCGCAAGAAAGAGAGCTTGAAAAGTCAGAGATAACAGCTGAACTAGAAATGTTAGCTGATGAAAGTTATAAAAAACAAAAAATAAAAGAAGACCATGAAGCATCCCATCATTTAAACGCAAATAAGTTTTAA
- a CDS encoding nucleoside 2-deoxyribosyltransferase has product MNFYIASGFQNKHLVRSVANELKHAGWHHTYDWTKNERAANEEQLREIGQAEQNAVKEADVFLLILDGGNGSHTEFGMAIALEKTIYVYHAGNPLQTTFYHLPEINIFEGDVAEFASYVINHVK; this is encoded by the coding sequence ATGAATTTTTATATCGCCTCAGGTTTCCAAAATAAACATCTTGTACGTTCCGTAGCAAATGAACTGAAACATGCAGGATGGCACCATACATATGATTGGACCAAAAATGAAAGAGCAGCGAATGAAGAACAATTAAGAGAAATTGGTCAGGCAGAACAAAATGCTGTAAAAGAAGCGGATGTATTTTTACTTATATTAGATGGCGGAAACGGGAGCCATACAGAGTTTGGAATGGCGATTGCACTAGAGAAAACGATATATGTATATCATGCAGGAAACCCGCTCCAAACAACGTTCTATCACTTGCCAGAAATAAATATTTTTGAAGGAGATGTAGCTGAGTTTGCATCTTATGTTATAAATCATGTGAAATAA